The proteins below are encoded in one region of Triticum aestivum cultivar Chinese Spring chromosome 1B, IWGSC CS RefSeq v2.1, whole genome shotgun sequence:
- the LOC123090642 gene encoding uncharacterized protein, which yields MEMARAFFHTPQRQHHLAELRIEGDQSPVAFSDPCAAGRKRRCLFPAFSPRKKMLVDLPPFSSAPAPSPPPSAGRTVSAFSSALSPSSGSNGSFAFCALPEQPSPEGSNRSGAFAFLTSPERSLTPMGSTASSGFGVFSSRPSLSPGHGSSNGTGAIASLAPPTPTRTGSNGNDGGEPAFLASPNPALGRKDSSASAADKVLSPAGPRISGGGDFVISPPLFLPASRTSASPGRKPEGSTLWSRRRGNKRQLEEQLQVTVPLKKVAKTEALAIGDPTRRAALSVSSTRPCCAFVNSPAKAINQEANKDILAASGASCSSSPHQSPAGKICTFGTSPTRPLEKASRRESEGGGGHGAAACPGAELVVRVTCSCGARKEFCFDHRH from the exons ATGGAGATGGCCCGCGCCTTCTTCCACACCCCGCAGCGGCAGCACCACCTCGCGGAGCTCCGCATTGAGGGAGACCAGTCGCCGGTCGCCTTCTCTGACCCCTGCGCCGCCGGCCGCAAGCGCCGCTGCCTCTTCCCCGCCTTCTCCCCGCGCAAGAAAATGTTGGTcgaccttccccccttctcctccgCGCCCGCGCCTTCCCCGCCACCCAGCGCCGGACGCACCGTCAGCGCTTTCTCGTCGGCTCTGTCGCCTTCCAGCGGAAGCAACGGAAGCTTCGCGTTCTGCGCTTTGCCGGAGCAGCCGTCGCCCGAGGGCTCCAACCGCAGCGGCGCCTTCGCGTTCTTGACTTCGCCCGAGCGGTCGCTGACACCCATGGGTTCCACCGCCAGCAGCGGTTTTGGGGTCTTTTCTTCTCGGCCGTCGTTATCTCCCGGCCACGGGAGCTCCAACGGAACCGGCGCCATCGCGTCCTTGGCTCCCCCGACGCCGACGCGCACGGGATCCAACGGCAACGACGGCGGGGAACCGGCGTTCCTGGCTTCTCCGAACCCGGCGCTCGGGCGGAAAGATTCTTCAGCGTCTGCGGCAGACAAGGTGTTGTCTCCCGCGGGTCCCAGGATTAGCGGCGGTGGCGATTTCGTCATCTCGCCGCCACTCTTCCTCCCGGCTTCCCGGACGTCGGCATCTCCGGGGCGGAAGCCCGAGGGGAGCACCCTCTGGTCACGGCGCCGCGGGAACAAGCGGCAGTTGGAAGAGCAGCTGCAGGTCACCGTGCCGCTGAAGAAGGTCGCCAAGACGGAAGCGCTGGCCATCGGCGACCCTACCCGTCGCGCCGCCCTGTCCGTGTCGTCGACCAGGCCGTGCTGCGCGTTCGTCAATTCGCCGGCGAAGGCGATCAATCAG GAAGCCAACAAGGACATCCTCGCCGCCAGCGGCGCATCCTGCTCGTCATCGCCGCATCAGTCACCGGCGGGAAAGATCTGCACGTTCGGCACATCGCCAACAAGGCCGCTGGAGAAGGCGAGCAGGCGG GAGAGCGAGGGCGGAGGTGGCCACGGAGCGGCGGCGTGCCCAGGCGCCGAGCTGGTGGTGCGCGTGACCTGCTCGTGCGGTGCCCGGAAGGAGTTCTGCTTCGACCACCGCCACTGA